Proteins found in one Oncorhynchus mykiss isolate Arlee chromosome 3, USDA_OmykA_1.1, whole genome shotgun sequence genomic segment:
- the LOC110515020 gene encoding uncharacterized protein LOC110515020, translating to MAELLMQNKDKIEKAVEIMGQASAILAATVGQLHPILEAVFLVSNVIFSNPEGEDARYLTKQFSMVNQKLEGIQAENNQIAVELENITMNKQNFDREAKILSQHEKYQDIVNAKPESKEKKMEKFLSHYENTDADLNLDALYNDLTGDNISGKPMLVSTEQWSRKAVETFCARLKKLFVAGIIAVIGYASLKKGFMVDEIVKKWLERWEDVENRVKAVLDDYTVNLHKRAKKDMDDQLKEKPGSVELDFTKSILKTLKEKYYWVSWSVRVFNDKERLFCFNWLVGKKYHGSEGGANYFEVMTKNNIKVMISFSVQPKPINEVQIQQEIEGQKLKRNMMDVAQVLSRSLPNYQVHAVSYYKEVVESNNFQKDCFYYGKHQNVHLYIHAV from the coding sequence ATGGCAGAATTGCTCATGCAGAACAAGGACAAGATTGAGAAGGCGGTGGAGATCATGGGACAGGCCTCTGCGATCCTGGCAGCCACTGTGggccagctccatcccatcctggAGGCTGTATTCTTAGTATCCAATGTGATCTTCAGCAACCCAGAAGGAGAGGACGCCCGCTATCTGACTAAACAGTTCAGCATGGTCAACCAGAAACTGGAAGGCATCCAGGCTGAGAACAACCAAATCGCTGTGGAGCTAGAGAATATCACCATGAATAAGCAGAACTTTGACCGTGAGGCTAAAATTCTCAGCCAGCATGAGAAGTACCAGGACATTGTCAACGCCAAACCAGAGTCAAAAGAGAAGAAGATGGAGAAGTTCCTCAGCCATTATGAGAACACGGACGCAGACTTGAACCTGGACGCCCTCTACAATGATCTTACTGGGGACAATATCTCAGGTAAGCCCATGCTGGTTTCCACAGAACAATGGAGTAGAAAGGCAGTAGAAACGTTCTGTGCCAGGCTTAAGAAGCTCTTTGTGGCGGGCATCATTGCTGTCATTGGTTACGCCAGCCTCAAGAAAGGGTTTATGGTGGATGAGATAGTGAAGAAATGGCTGGAGCGTTGGGAAGATGTTGAGAACCGCGTGAAAGCAGTGTTGGATGATTACACTGTAAATTTACACAAAAGAGCCAAAAAGGATATGGACGACCAGCTTAAGGAGAAACCTGGCAGTGTTGAACTTGACTTCACTAAATCGATATTGAAAACCCTTAAAGAGAAATATTACTGGGTGAGCTGGTCTGTCAGGGTCTTCAATGACAAGGAGCGCCTTTTCTGTTTCAACTGGCTAGTTGGAAAGAAGTACCATGGCAGTGAGGGAGGAGCTAATTACTTTGAAGTGATGACCAAGAACAACATCAAAGTGATGATCTCTTTTAGTGTTCAGCCTAAGCCTATCAACGAGGTTCAGATCCAGCAAGAGATTGAGGGGCAGAAGCTGAAAAGGAACATGATGGATGTGGCTCAGGTCCTCAGCAGAAGTCTCCCCAACTACCAGGTGCATGCTGTCAGCTACTATAAGGAAGTGGTGGAGTCCAACAACTTCCAAAAGGATTGTTTCTACTATGGAAAACACCAAAACGTGCACCTATACATTCATGCTGTTTAG